One Anas platyrhynchos isolate ZD024472 breed Pekin duck chromosome 2, IASCAAS_PekinDuck_T2T, whole genome shotgun sequence DNA segment encodes these proteins:
- the EXOSC7 gene encoding exosome complex component RRP42 isoform X2, with the protein MAAVCLSEAEKLYIVHGVQEDLRVDGRGCEDYRCAEVETDVVSNTSGSARVKLGHTDILVGVKAEMGTPKLEKPDEGYLEFFVDCSANATPEFEGRGGEELGTEIANTLYRVFSSEGSVDLKSLCINPREHCWVLYVDVLLLECGGNLFDAISIAVKAALFNTRIPKVRVLEDEEGSKEIELSDDPYDCIRLNVDDVPCIVTLSKIGYRHVVDATLQEEACSLASLLIAVTSKGALTCMKKIGKGSLDPESIFEMMERSRTNFSMANVEVRNAEAGAKFESSWSQVEITS; encoded by the exons ATGGCGGCGGTGTGCCTTAGCGAGGCGGAGAAGCTGTACATCGTGCACGGCGTGCAG GAGGACCTCCGTGTAGATGGCCGTGGCTGCGAAGATTACAGGTGTGCAGAAGTAGAAACAGATGTTGTGTCAAACACATCCGGATCTGCGAGAGTGAAGCTG GGACACACTGATATCTTGGTGGGCGTAAAAGCTGAAATGGGGACACCAAAGCTGGAGAAACCAGATGAAGGTTATCTGGAATTTTTCGTTGACTG TTCTGCAAATGCTACTCCTGAATTTGAAGGCCGGGGAGGAGAAGAACTTGGCACAGAGATAGCAAATACACTCTACAGGGTATTTAGCAGCGAAGGGAGTGTAGACCTGAAATCTCTTTGTATTAATCCTAGAGAGCACTGCTGGGTTCTCTATGTTGATGTATTG TTATTGGAGTGTGGTGGGAACCTCTTTGATGCAATCTCTATTGCGGTGAAGGCAGCCCTCTTTAACACAAG aATACCCAAAGTGCGTGTTCTGGAGGATGAAGAAGGCTCTAAAGAAATTGAGCTCTCTGATGACCCTTATGATTGCATTCGACTAAACGTGGATGATGTGCCCTGCATTGTCACGTTAAGCAAA ATTGGATATAGGCATGTGGTGGATGCTACCCTTCAGGAAGAAGCCTGTTCTTTGGCCAGCCTGCTTATTGCTGTGACCAGCAAGGGTGCCCTCACGTGCATGAAGAAAATAGGGAAAGGCAGCCTGGATCCTGAGAGCATTTTTGAAATGATGGAG AGATCCAGAACTAATTTTAGTATGGCTAACGTGGAAGTGAGGAATGCAGAAGCTGGAGCCAAGTTTGAAAGCAGTTGGTCTCAAGTGGAAATTACAAGCTGA
- the EXOSC7 gene encoding exosome complex component RRP42 isoform X1: protein MAAVCLSEAEKLYIVHGVQEDLRVDGRGCEDYRCAEVETDVVSNTSGSARVKLGHTDILVGVKAEMGTPKLEKPDEGYLEFFVDCSANATPEFEGRGGEELGTEIANTLYRVFSSEGSVDLKSLCINPREHCWVLYVDVLLLECGGNLFDAISIAVKAALFNTRIPKVRVLEDEEGSKEIELSDDPYDCIRLNVDDVPCIVTLSKIGYRHVVDATLQEEACSLASLLIAVTSKGALTCMKKIGKGSLDPESIFEMMETGKRVGKALHIALQKILDEEESLGTTRQKVGFLG, encoded by the exons ATGGCGGCGGTGTGCCTTAGCGAGGCGGAGAAGCTGTACATCGTGCACGGCGTGCAG GAGGACCTCCGTGTAGATGGCCGTGGCTGCGAAGATTACAGGTGTGCAGAAGTAGAAACAGATGTTGTGTCAAACACATCCGGATCTGCGAGAGTGAAGCTG GGACACACTGATATCTTGGTGGGCGTAAAAGCTGAAATGGGGACACCAAAGCTGGAGAAACCAGATGAAGGTTATCTGGAATTTTTCGTTGACTG TTCTGCAAATGCTACTCCTGAATTTGAAGGCCGGGGAGGAGAAGAACTTGGCACAGAGATAGCAAATACACTCTACAGGGTATTTAGCAGCGAAGGGAGTGTAGACCTGAAATCTCTTTGTATTAATCCTAGAGAGCACTGCTGGGTTCTCTATGTTGATGTATTG TTATTGGAGTGTGGTGGGAACCTCTTTGATGCAATCTCTATTGCGGTGAAGGCAGCCCTCTTTAACACAAG aATACCCAAAGTGCGTGTTCTGGAGGATGAAGAAGGCTCTAAAGAAATTGAGCTCTCTGATGACCCTTATGATTGCATTCGACTAAACGTGGATGATGTGCCCTGCATTGTCACGTTAAGCAAA ATTGGATATAGGCATGTGGTGGATGCTACCCTTCAGGAAGAAGCCTGTTCTTTGGCCAGCCTGCTTATTGCTGTGACCAGCAAGGGTGCCCTCACGTGCATGAAGAAAATAGGGAAAGGCAGCCTGGATCCTGAGAGCATTTTTGAAATGATGGAG ACAGGAAAGAGAGTAGGAAAGGCATTGCACATAGCCCTTCAGAAGATTCTGGATGAAGAAGAAAGTTTGGGGACCACACGGCAGAAAGTTGGATTTCTTGGATGA